From the genome of Bacteroides sp. MSB163, one region includes:
- a CDS encoding TonB-dependent receptor — translation MNKSKLLIFALALLPIGNIAAEKVDTLKIVDVEEVLIIAAPKENRKLRELPNAVTLLSQQDMQAAQVNSIKKLTALVPNIFIPDYGSRLTSAVYIRGIGSRINTPSVGLYVDNIPYIDKSAFDFNYSDIERIDVLRGPQGTLYGRNAMGGLIKVHTKSPFSYQGTDFRIGAGTHNQYNTSVTHYHRMNERFAFSAGGFYEYEGGFFRNAALNNKKVDKGQSAGGRIRAIYLPSDNWKLDFNVSYEYGDQGGYPYGLYNKETGDVAKTAYNDESSYYRNLLNAGLNVEYQAQNFTLSAVTGYQHLKDRMFLDQDFTASDTYTLEQKQRINTISEEIVMKSKSNRRWQWATGVFGFYQWLNTTAPVTFKEDGMTMMNQMLGSVIPPLIEVPMSPVMNMNIMPSLKVTSTRLPINGDFKTPLLNGALFHQSTFRDLFSIDGLSFTAGLRLDYEKMKMDYNSGTAMDYTVGITGQMMQNGQPVRDPIIMMPETALTVESCYEGSISKDYLQLLPKFALQYDFRDNAGNVYATVSKGYRSGGYNIQMFSDLLQSSLRNDMMKQSKEAIMPNVPDNFKDLVDGFLPDGGKNPDARAATVYKPEQTWNYEIGTHLNLFQNRLRADAALFWLETRDQQISRFAQSGLGRETVNAGKSRSLGAEISLMGAVTTNFTLTASYGYTYATFKDYITTNSKLEEISYNGNYVPFVPKHTLSLGGQYIFRINPGHWLDRIQLNANYTGAGRIYWTEQNDVSQAFYGTLNGRLSLQKGNGQIDFWVRNALDKDYAAFYFESMGNGFMQKGRPIQAGVELRCRF, via the coding sequence ATGAATAAGAGTAAATTATTGATTTTTGCCCTGGCACTCCTACCCATAGGAAACATTGCGGCAGAAAAAGTGGATACCCTGAAAATAGTGGACGTTGAAGAGGTTCTCATCATTGCAGCACCTAAAGAAAACCGTAAGTTGCGCGAGCTGCCCAATGCCGTCACCTTACTTTCGCAACAAGACATGCAAGCTGCACAAGTGAACTCCATAAAAAAACTGACAGCACTGGTCCCGAATATATTTATTCCTGATTATGGTTCGCGACTGACATCTGCCGTCTACATTCGTGGTATCGGTTCCCGCATCAATACTCCCTCCGTAGGGCTCTATGTTGACAATATACCTTATATAGATAAATCCGCATTCGATTTCAATTATTCCGACATCGAACGTATTGATGTGCTGCGCGGTCCGCAGGGTACACTGTACGGACGAAATGCGATGGGTGGACTTATTAAAGTACATACCAAATCTCCTTTCTCTTATCAAGGTACTGACTTCCGGATAGGGGCAGGTACACACAATCAATACAATACTTCCGTCACTCACTATCACCGGATGAATGAGCGCTTTGCATTCTCGGCTGGAGGATTTTATGAATACGAAGGCGGTTTCTTCCGCAATGCAGCGCTCAACAATAAAAAGGTAGATAAAGGGCAGTCTGCCGGTGGACGTATCCGCGCCATCTACTTGCCCAGCGATAATTGGAAGCTCGACTTTAATGTAAGTTATGAATATGGTGACCAGGGCGGTTACCCGTATGGACTCTACAATAAAGAAACCGGAGATGTAGCCAAAACGGCTTACAATGATGAAAGTAGCTATTACCGCAACCTGCTGAATGCCGGACTTAATGTAGAGTACCAGGCACAGAATTTCACACTCAGTGCCGTAACCGGATATCAGCATCTAAAGGATCGTATGTTTCTGGATCAGGATTTCACAGCCTCAGATACGTATACACTGGAACAGAAACAACGCATCAATACCATCAGTGAAGAGATTGTGATGAAAAGCAAGAGCAACCGGCGTTGGCAATGGGCAACAGGTGTCTTCGGATTCTATCAATGGCTGAATACTACTGCCCCCGTCACATTCAAGGAAGACGGCATGACAATGATGAACCAGATGCTGGGTAGTGTAATTCCTCCACTAATAGAAGTACCGATGAGCCCGGTGATGAATATGAATATCATGCCATCATTAAAAGTAACCAGCACACGTTTACCTATCAACGGAGATTTCAAAACACCGCTTCTGAATGGAGCTCTGTTTCACCAATCCACATTCAGAGATTTATTTAGTATCGACGGATTATCATTCACTGCCGGACTTCGCCTGGATTATGAGAAGATGAAGATGGATTACAACTCCGGCACAGCAATGGATTACACCGTAGGCATTACAGGTCAGATGATGCAGAACGGACAGCCTGTTCGTGATCCTATAATAATGATGCCGGAAACAGCCCTGACTGTAGAATCCTGCTACGAAGGTTCCATCAGCAAAGATTATCTGCAACTACTTCCGAAGTTCGCCTTGCAATATGACTTCCGGGATAATGCCGGAAATGTATATGCTACCGTCAGCAAAGGTTATCGCTCGGGAGGATATAACATTCAGATGTTCTCCGACCTTCTACAATCCAGTTTGCGCAACGATATGATGAAGCAATCTAAAGAAGCAATCATGCCCAATGTTCCAGACAACTTCAAAGATTTGGTAGATGGTTTTCTACCTGATGGCGGTAAGAATCCGGATGCCCGGGCTGCCACCGTATATAAACCGGAACAAACCTGGAACTATGAAATAGGTACTCACCTAAACCTTTTCCAAAACCGTCTGCGTGCCGATGCCGCCCTGTTCTGGCTTGAAACGCGCGACCAGCAGATTTCCCGCTTCGCCCAGAGCGGACTTGGACGCGAGACGGTAAATGCAGGAAAGAGCCGCAGCTTGGGAGCAGAAATATCTCTGATGGGTGCAGTTACCACTAACTTTACCCTGACTGCAAGCTATGGTTATACTTATGCCACATTCAAAGATTACATAACAACCAACAGTAAATTAGAAGAAATAAGTTACAACGGCAACTATGTTCCTTTCGTTCCGAAGCACACTCTGAGCCTGGGCGGACAATACATTTTCCGCATCAACCCGGGACATTGGTTGGACCGTATTCAACTTAATGCCAACTACACCGGTGCAGGACGCATCTATTGGACCGAGCAGAATGATGTCAGCCAAGCCTTCTACGGCACATTGAACGGACGCCTCAGCCTGCAAAAAGGCAACGGACAGATTGACTTCTGGGTTCGCAATGCGCTGGATAAAGACTACGCTGCTTTCTACTTTGAAAGCATGGGCAACGGATTCATGCAGAAAGGCCGCCCCATACAGGCGGGAGTCGAACTACGTTGCAGGTTCTGA
- a CDS encoding helix-turn-helix transcriptional regulator: MVAPEIAIADSNTLSCMGLQSLLEEIIPMAVIRVFSSFEELMDDTPDMYAHYFVSAQIYFEHTAFFLPRKPKTIVLANGDNQPQLAGIPTLNIYQDEKTLIRNILQLHQFGHKGGHPYSHPHGHPHDAAAHPCGNPHADSGHDLSPREIEVLVLITKGLINKEIADKLNISQTTVISHRKNITEKLGIKSVAGLTIYAVMHGYVEADRI, from the coding sequence ATGGTAGCTCCCGAAATAGCAATTGCTGACTCCAATACCTTATCATGTATGGGATTGCAAAGCCTTCTGGAAGAAATTATCCCGATGGCCGTCATACGTGTATTCAGTTCGTTCGAGGAACTGATGGACGATACCCCCGATATGTACGCACATTATTTTGTTTCAGCACAGATATATTTTGAGCATACCGCTTTTTTCCTACCGCGCAAGCCCAAGACCATTGTATTGGCAAACGGTGACAATCAGCCTCAACTGGCAGGAATACCGACTTTGAATATTTATCAGGACGAGAAAACACTGATAAGGAATATCCTGCAACTGCATCAGTTCGGACACAAAGGCGGACATCCTTATAGCCACCCCCACGGACATCCCCATGATGCAGCGGCGCATCCGTGCGGTAATCCTCATGCCGACAGCGGACATGATCTTTCTCCCCGCGAAATAGAAGTACTGGTACTGATAACCAAAGGACTTATCAATAAAGAAATAGCCGATAAACTGAATATCAGCCAGACTACGGTCATCTCCCACCGAAAGAATATCACGGAGAAACTGGGTATTAAATCAGTGGCCGGACTGACGATTTATGCTGTAATGCACGGATACGTTGAAGCAGACCGTATCTAA
- the lpdA gene encoding dihydrolipoyl dehydrogenase encodes MKYDIAIIGGGPAGYTAAERAAANGLQTVLFEKKAIGGVCLNEGCIPTKTLLYSAKLWDNMKGASKYGISVPDGSSFDMKKIIDRKDKIVKKLTGGVKMTVSSYGAVIVPQEAVIMGEADGRFQLSAAGEAYEVTYLLVCTGSDTLIPPIKGLSEIDYWTSKEALEITTLPRSLVIIGGGVIGMEFASFFNSMGVQVYVVEMMPEVLGAMDKETSGMLRSEYQKRGVNFHLNAKVIEVGKEGVTIEKEGKTALIEAEKVLVSVGRKANLSQVGLDKLNIELLRNGVKVDEHMQTSHPRVYACGDITGHSMLAHTAIRESEVAVNHILRVEDRMNYDCVPGVVYTNPEVAGVGKTEEELKTSGISYHVQKLPMAYSGRFVAENELVNGLCKLILDDDDRVIGCHMLGNPVSELIVLAGLAVQHGYTVEEFQKTVFPHPTVGEIFHETLFA; translated from the coding sequence ATGAAATATGATATAGCTATCATCGGCGGTGGCCCTGCCGGATATACGGCAGCCGAAAGAGCGGCTGCAAACGGGCTGCAAACTGTTTTGTTTGAAAAGAAAGCTATTGGCGGTGTTTGTCTCAATGAGGGGTGTATCCCTACCAAAACTTTGCTCTATTCCGCCAAGTTGTGGGACAATATGAAAGGAGCGTCCAAGTATGGCATCTCTGTGCCCGACGGCTCGTCATTCGATATGAAAAAGATTATCGACCGTAAAGATAAGATTGTGAAAAAGCTGACCGGTGGTGTGAAGATGACGGTCAGTTCGTACGGTGCTGTTATTGTGCCGCAGGAAGCCGTTATTATGGGTGAGGCGGACGGACGTTTCCAACTTTCGGCTGCCGGCGAAGCGTATGAAGTAACCTATCTGTTGGTATGTACAGGTTCCGATACATTGATCCCTCCCATTAAAGGATTATCTGAAATTGATTATTGGACATCAAAGGAAGCGTTGGAGATCACAACTTTGCCCCGTTCACTTGTCATTATCGGTGGTGGTGTTATCGGGATGGAATTCGCCTCTTTTTTCAATAGCATGGGTGTGCAGGTGTATGTTGTTGAAATGATGCCTGAAGTATTAGGCGCCATGGATAAGGAAACCAGCGGCATGCTGCGTTCGGAATATCAGAAGCGTGGGGTTAATTTCCATTTGAATGCCAAAGTAATTGAAGTTGGTAAAGAGGGTGTCACTATTGAAAAAGAAGGTAAGACTGCACTTATCGAAGCCGAAAAGGTACTCGTCAGTGTGGGTAGGAAAGCTAATTTGTCCCAGGTCGGTTTGGATAAACTGAACATTGAATTGCTGCGTAACGGTGTGAAGGTGGATGAGCATATGCAGACTTCCCATCCTCGTGTTTATGCCTGTGGTGATATTACCGGACACTCTATGCTGGCACATACTGCCATTCGTGAAAGTGAAGTTGCTGTCAATCATATCCTGAGAGTGGAAGACCGTATGAATTACGATTGTGTACCCGGTGTGGTGTATACCAATCCCGAAGTAGCGGGAGTCGGTAAGACTGAGGAAGAACTGAAAACATCCGGTATCAGTTATCATGTACAGAAGCTACCGATGGCCTATTCCGGTCGTTTTGTAGCCGAGAATGAATTGGTGAATGGGCTTTGTAAGTTGATATTGGACGATGATGATCGGGTGATAGGTTGCCATATGCTGGGAAATCCAGTTTCCGAATTGATTGTTCTTGCCGGACTTGCCGTGCAGCACGGATATACGGTAGAAGAGTTTCAAAAGACTGTTTTTCCGCATCCGACGGTCGGTGAAATCTTCCATGAAACTTTGTTTGCGTAA
- a CDS encoding lipoate--protein ligase family protein produces MFCIDNRCTDIYFNLAAEEYLLKQKRGNFFMLWQSEPSVVIGKHQSVAVEADERFLDEKGIVLARRFSGGGAVYHDRGNINLSFIETVKQPDFVYYLQQVVDFLEKVGISAYADQRLGIYVDERKISGSAQCIHKDRVMYHCTLLFSTDLDTLNAALNGDPDAESRIPGSRTVRAVPSVRSEVANIKEFLSEPMAIKRFIHLLFHSFVDDDDNRIYRFSAGDMEAIERLKTEKYACKEWIYHKSALTFT; encoded by the coding sequence ATGTTCTGTATTGATAATCGCTGTACGGATATCTATTTTAATCTGGCAGCAGAAGAGTATTTGTTGAAGCAGAAGCGAGGTAACTTCTTTATGCTTTGGCAGTCGGAACCATCCGTAGTGATTGGGAAACATCAGAGTGTGGCGGTGGAAGCGGACGAGAGGTTTCTGGATGAAAAGGGAATAGTCCTGGCACGCCGTTTCTCCGGTGGAGGGGCTGTATATCATGACCGGGGAAACATTAATCTGAGTTTTATTGAAACCGTAAAGCAGCCGGACTTTGTATATTACCTGCAACAGGTCGTTGATTTCCTTGAAAAGGTAGGCATCTCAGCTTATGCTGACCAGCGTCTGGGCATTTATGTGGATGAACGGAAAATATCAGGTAGTGCGCAGTGCATACACAAAGATCGTGTGATGTATCATTGTACTTTGTTGTTTTCTACTGATCTGGATACGTTGAATGCGGCATTGAATGGCGATCCGGATGCGGAAAGCCGTATACCGGGCTCTCGTACTGTGCGTGCGGTACCTTCCGTACGGAGTGAAGTTGCTAATATAAAAGAGTTTTTGTCCGAACCCATGGCCATCAAGCGTTTCATACACTTGCTCTTTCACTCCTTTGTAGATGATGACGATAACCGGATTTACCGTTTTTCTGCCGGAGATATGGAAGCCATCGAACGGTTGAAAACGGAAAAGTATGCCTGCAAAGAGTGGATATATCATAAATCCGCATTAACTTTTACTTAA
- a CDS encoding dihydrolipoamide acetyltransferase family protein has product MSRFEIKMPKLGESITEGTIISWSVQVGDIIKEDDVLFEVNTAKVSAEIPSPVEGKVVEILFKEGDTVAVGTVVAIVDIGGENSGDEDSVEALQSSATDESVAVVSKAASEETPQVKAVKSEEERWYSPVVLQLAREAGIQPKELDTIPGTGYQGRVSKKDIKSYIVRKQSGGTAMAQPAAKPSTQPVASVAPQPVATAPAQSSAKPAATPEVQRTTPASGTFSAEGVEVKEMDRVRKVIADHMVMSKHTSPHVTNIVEVDATKLVKWRDKNKDAFLRREGVKLTYMPAITEAVAKALAAYPQVNVSVEGYNILFKKHINVGIAVSLNDGNLIVPVVRDADRLNLNGLAVAIDSLALKARDNKLMPDDISGGTFTITNFGTFKSLFGTPIINQPQVAILGVGYIEKKPAVIETPEGDVIAIRHKMYLSLSYDHRVVDGSLGGNFLYFIKEYLENWKE; this is encoded by the coding sequence ATGTCAAGATTTGAAATAAAGATGCCCAAATTGGGTGAAAGTATAACCGAAGGTACCATCATCTCATGGTCGGTACAAGTAGGAGACATCATTAAAGAAGATGATGTGTTGTTTGAAGTAAATACCGCTAAGGTTAGTGCCGAAATACCATCTCCGGTAGAAGGTAAAGTCGTGGAAATTTTATTTAAGGAAGGAGATACCGTAGCTGTGGGTACGGTGGTGGCTATTGTCGATATCGGAGGTGAGAACTCCGGGGATGAGGATAGCGTAGAGGCTCTCCAAAGTTCCGCTACTGATGAGAGTGTTGCGGTTGTTTCTAAGGCTGCCTCTGAGGAAACTCCTCAAGTCAAGGCTGTAAAATCGGAAGAAGAACGTTGGTATTCGCCTGTAGTTCTTCAGTTGGCTCGTGAGGCCGGCATTCAGCCTAAAGAACTGGATACTATTCCGGGTACCGGATATCAGGGACGGGTGAGCAAGAAGGATATCAAGAGTTACATTGTCCGGAAACAAAGTGGTGGTACCGCTATGGCGCAGCCTGCTGCTAAGCCAAGTACGCAACCTGTTGCAAGCGTTGCACCGCAACCGGTAGCTACAGCACCTGCCCAGTCGTCTGCTAAACCAGCTGCAACTCCTGAAGTACAACGTACTACACCTGCTTCCGGCACATTCTCAGCAGAAGGTGTTGAAGTAAAAGAGATGGATCGTGTACGTAAGGTGATAGCCGACCACATGGTAATGTCTAAACATACTTCCCCGCACGTAACCAATATTGTGGAAGTAGATGCAACGAAACTTGTGAAGTGGCGTGATAAGAATAAAGACGCTTTCTTACGTCGTGAGGGAGTGAAACTTACGTATATGCCTGCCATCACAGAAGCTGTGGCGAAGGCGCTGGCTGCTTACCCGCAAGTGAATGTATCGGTAGAGGGATATAATATCTTGTTCAAGAAACATATCAATGTCGGTATTGCCGTTTCTCTGAATGATGGCAATCTGATTGTTCCGGTGGTTCGTGATGCCGATCGTCTGAACCTGAACGGACTTGCCGTAGCCATTGATTCACTGGCACTCAAGGCTCGTGATAATAAGCTGATGCCCGATGATATTTCCGGTGGCACTTTTACGATTACGAACTTCGGTACATTCAAGTCTTTGTTCGGTACACCTATCATCAATCAGCCTCAGGTGGCTATCCTGGGAGTAGGATACATTGAGAAGAAGCCTGCTGTAATAGAGACCCCGGAAGGGGATGTGATTGCCATCCGTCATAAGATGTATCTGTCTCTCTCTTATGATCATAGAGTCGTGGATGGTTCATTAGGTGGCAACTTCCTCTATTTTATTAAAGAGTATCTGGAAAACTGGAAAGAATAA
- a CDS encoding alpha-ketoacid dehydrogenase subunit alpha/beta: MKKYNIKTTDVELLKKWYYLMTLGRALDEKAPAYLLQSLGWSFHAPYAGHDGIQLAIGQVFTKGEDFLFPYYRDMLTALSAGMTAEELILNGISKATDPGSGGRHMSNHFAKPEWHIENISSATGTHDLHAAGVARAMVYYDHKGVVITSHGESASSEGFVYEAVNGASLERLPVIFVWQDNGYGISVPKKDQTAARKVADNFSGFKNLKIIHCNGKDVFDSMNAMTEAREYALLNRNPVIVHANCVRIGSHSNSDKDTLYRDENELAYVKEADPLLKFRRMLLRYKRLTEEELKEIEEKAKKDLAAANRKALTAPDPDPKTIFDYVLPEPYEPEKYKDGTHRETEGEKKFFVTAINETLKAEFRHNPDTFIWGQDVANRDKGGVFNVTKGMQQEFGEARVFSAPIAEDYIVGTANGMSRFDPKIRVVIEGAEFADYFWPAVEQYVECTHEYWRSNGQFVPNVTLRLASGGYIGGGLYHSQNLEGALATLPGARIVCPSFADDAAGLLRTSIRSRGFTLFIEPKALYNSVEAATIVPDDFEVPFGKARIRREGSDLSIITYGNTTHFCLNVAERLEKEGGWSVEVIDIRSLIPLDKETIYESVKKTSKALIVHEDKVFGGFGGEIAASIGTDLFRYLDAPVQRVGSTFTPVGFNPILERAILPGADRIYEAAKKLLEY, encoded by the coding sequence ATGAAAAAGTACAATATAAAAACCACAGATGTGGAACTGCTGAAGAAATGGTATTACCTGATGACGCTGGGGCGTGCGCTCGATGAAAAAGCGCCCGCTTACCTGTTGCAGTCCCTTGGCTGGTCCTTTCACGCTCCGTATGCCGGACATGACGGAATACAGTTGGCCATCGGACAGGTATTTACCAAAGGAGAAGATTTCCTTTTCCCTTATTACCGTGATATGCTGACTGCCCTTTCCGCCGGAATGACGGCAGAAGAGCTTATACTGAACGGTATCTCCAAAGCTACTGATCCGGGAAGTGGTGGACGCCACATGTCCAATCACTTTGCCAAACCCGAATGGCATATCGAGAATATATCCTCGGCTACAGGTACGCATGATCTTCATGCAGCCGGTGTGGCACGTGCAATGGTATATTATGACCATAAAGGAGTCGTTATTACTTCACACGGTGAATCTGCCTCATCCGAGGGCTTTGTCTACGAAGCTGTCAATGGTGCCAGTCTTGAACGCCTGCCCGTTATTTTTGTATGGCAGGATAATGGATATGGTATATCTGTTCCGAAGAAAGACCAGACGGCAGCTCGTAAAGTGGCGGATAACTTCTCCGGATTCAAGAATCTGAAGATTATCCATTGTAATGGAAAAGATGTGTTCGACTCCATGAATGCCATGACTGAGGCCCGTGAGTATGCATTGCTGAACCGGAATCCGGTAATCGTACATGCCAATTGTGTCCGTATCGGTTCCCATTCCAACTCTGACAAAGATACTTTGTACAGGGATGAAAATGAACTGGCTTATGTGAAAGAAGCTGATCCGCTGCTGAAGTTCCGCCGGATGCTGTTGCGTTACAAGCGTCTCACCGAAGAAGAGCTGAAAGAAATAGAGGAGAAAGCAAAGAAAGACCTGGCTGCTGCCAATCGTAAGGCGCTGACAGCTCCCGATCCTGATCCTAAAACCATTTTCGACTATGTATTGCCGGAACCTTATGAACCGGAAAAATATAAAGATGGAACACATCGTGAGACAGAAGGAGAGAAGAAATTCTTTGTAACTGCCATCAATGAAACGCTGAAAGCAGAGTTCCGCCATAATCCTGATACCTTCATCTGGGGACAGGATGTTGCCAATCGGGATAAAGGGGGCGTGTTCAATGTAACCAAAGGCATGCAACAGGAATTCGGTGAAGCTCGTGTGTTTAGTGCGCCTATTGCCGAAGATTATATTGTCGGCACAGCAAATGGTATGAGCCGTTTTGATCCTAAAATCCGGGTAGTGATAGAAGGTGCGGAGTTTGCCGACTATTTCTGGCCTGCCGTAGAACAATATGTGGAATGTACCCATGAGTATTGGCGTAGCAACGGACAGTTTGTTCCTAATGTAACTTTGCGTTTGGCTTCCGGTGGTTATATCGGTGGCGGACTCTATCACTCGCAAAATCTGGAGGGCGCTTTGGCTACTCTGCCCGGAGCACGGATTGTTTGCCCGTCCTTTGCCGATGATGCTGCCGGACTGCTTCGTACAAGTATACGTTCCCGTGGGTTTACGTTGTTTATTGAACCGAAAGCATTGTATAATTCCGTAGAAGCAGCCACCATTGTTCCTGATGATTTTGAAGTTCCTTTTGGGAAAGCGCGTATTCGCCGTGAGGGCAGTGACCTGAGTATTATCACCTATGGTAACACAACGCATTTCTGCCTGAATGTTGCCGAACGTTTGGAAAAAGAAGGTGGCTGGAGTGTGGAAGTGATCGATATCCGTTCTTTGATACCGTTGGATAAAGAAACCATTTATGAGTCTGTGAAGAAGACCAGTAAAGCCCTGATTGTTCATGAAGATAAAGTCTTTGGTGGCTTCGGTGGCGAGATAGCAGCCAGTATTGGTACAGACTTGTTCCGTTACCTGGATGCACCGGTACAGCGTGTAGGCTCTACCTTTACTCCTGTAGGTTTTAATCCAATACTGGAACGTGCCATTCTGCCGGGTGCAGATAGAATTTATGAAGCAGCCAAGAAGCTGTTGGAATATTAA
- a CDS encoding flavodoxin: MKEIGLFYAMNAAKTSHIAEKIREKLGHKEVEMIMIEKAWQNDFQAYDKLIVGASTWFDGELPTYWDEMIPEIESLDLKGKKVALFGLGDQIGYPDNFVDGLGILADAFEKAGAVLVGFTSAEGYSFNRSRALRDGKWCGLVIDIENQSKLTDKRIADWCEQLKKEF; this comes from the coding sequence ATGAAAGAGATAGGATTATTTTATGCAATGAATGCTGCCAAGACTTCTCATATCGCAGAGAAGATACGTGAGAAGCTCGGACACAAAGAAGTGGAAATGATTATGATAGAAAAAGCCTGGCAGAATGATTTTCAGGCTTATGATAAACTGATAGTAGGTGCCTCCACCTGGTTCGATGGTGAATTGCCTACCTATTGGGACGAAATGATACCGGAGATAGAAAGCCTCGATCTGAAAGGTAAGAAAGTTGCTCTCTTCGGACTTGGTGACCAAATCGGTTATCCCGATAATTTTGTTGACGGCCTGGGAATACTGGCTGATGCCTTTGAAAAGGCAGGGGCTGTCCTTGTCGGATTTACGTCTGCCGAAGGTTATTCATTTAACCGGTCAAGAGCTTTGAGGGATGGTAAATGGTGTGGACTGGTGATTGATATAGAGAACCAGTCGAAGTTGACGGATAAACGGATAGCGGACTGGTGTGAACAGTTGAAGAAAGAATTCTGA